From one Musa acuminata AAA Group cultivar baxijiao chromosome BXJ2-6, Cavendish_Baxijiao_AAA, whole genome shotgun sequence genomic stretch:
- the LOC103988129 gene encoding guanosine nucleotide diphosphate dissociation inhibitor 2, producing the protein MDEEYDVIVLGTGLKECILSGLLSVDGLKVLHMDRNEYYGGESTSLNLIQLWKRFRGSDKPPAQLGPSRDYNVDMIPKFMMANGTLVRTLIHTDVTKYLSFKAVDGSYVFNKGKIHKVPATDMEALKSPLMGLFEKRRARKFFIYVQNYDESDPKTHEGLDLTRVTTKEFISKFGLDDNTVDFIGHALALHRDDQYLNEPALDTVKRIKLYEESLARFQGGSPYIYPLYGLGELPQAFARLSAVYGGTYMLNKLECKVEFDMEGKACGVTSEGETARCKKVVCDPSYLPNKVRKVGKVARAIAIMSHPIPNTDESHSAQVILPQKQLGRKSDMYLFCCSYSHNVAPKGKFIAFVSTEAETDRPEVELKPGIDLLGPVDELFFETYDIYEPVNEPSLDNCFISTSYDATTHFESTVMDVLSMYTMITGKTLDLSVDLSAASAAEE; encoded by the exons ATGGATGAGGAGTACGACGTGATCGTCCTGGGGACCGGGCTGAAGGAGTGCATCCTCAGCGGCCTCCTCTCAGTCGACGGCCTCAAG GTCCTACATATGGATAGAAACGAATATTATGGAGGAGAGTCAACATCACTTAATCTCATCCAG CTCTGGAAAAGGTTCAGAGGTAGTGATAAACCTCCAGCACAACTCGGACCTAGCAGAGATTACAATGTCGACATGATTCCAAAG TTTATGATGGCTAATGGTACTTTGGTACGCACACTTATACATACTGATGTCACAAAGTATCTGTCTTTCAAAGCTGTGGATGGGAGCTATGTCTTTAATAAGGGAAAG ATCCACAAGGTTCCTGCCACTGATATGGAGGCATTGAAATCTCCATTGATGGGGTTGTTTGAGAAGCGGCGAGCTCGAAAATTCTTCATTTATGTCCAAAATTATGATGAAAGTGATCCAAAAACGCATGAAGGATTGGACCTTACAAGAGTGACGACAAAAGAATTTATCTC AAAATTTGGTTTGGATGATAACACTGTTGATTTTATTGGCCATGCCTTGGCTCTTCATCGAGATGATCAGTATCTAAATGAGCCTGCACTTGATACTGTGAAAAGGATTAAG TTATATGAAGAATCTTTAGCTCGTTTCCAAGGAGGCTCACCATACATATACCCTTTGTATGGATTAGGGGAGTTACCACAG GCTTTTGCGCGCCTTAGTGCTGTTTATGGTGGGACATACATGTTGAATAAACTAGAATGCAAG GTCGAATTTGATATGGAAGGAAAAGCTTGTGGTGTGACATCTGAAGGAGAAACAGCTCGATGCAAGAAAGTTGTTTGTGATCCTTCGTACCTACCAAACAAG GTTAGGAAGGTGGGAAAGGTTGCAAGGGCGATTGCCATTATGAGCCATCCGATCCCAAATACCGATGAGTCTCATTCAGCACAGGTTATATTGCCACAGAAGCAACTTGGACGCAAGTCTGACAT GTATCTATTTTGTTGTTCTTACTCGCATAACGTTGCCCCCAAAGGGAAGTTTATCGCCTTTGTCTCAACAGAAGCTGAGACTGATAGGCCAGAAGTGGAACTAAAGCCTGGGATTGATCTTCTTGGGCCTGTGGATGAGCTATTTTTTGAGACTTATGACATATATGAGCCTGTCAATGAACCCTCGCTGGATAATTGCTTCATCTCAACT AGTTATGATGCTACAACCCATTTTGAGTCAACCGTCATGGACGTGCTGTCCATGTATACCATGATCACTGGAAAG ACTCTTGATCTCAGCGTGGATCTAAGTGCTGCTAGTGCTGCTGAAGAATGA
- the LOC103988130 gene encoding fructokinase-2: MGEKEGGEAGLVVSFGEMLIDFVPDVAGVSLAESPGFLKAPGGAPANVAVAVARLGGRSAFVGKFGDDEFGHMLVDILEENGVDIDGVLFDPHARTALAFVTLKRNGEREFMFYRNPSADMLLTESELNLSLIKRAKIFHYGSISLISEPCRSAHLAAMRAAKEAGALLSYDPNARLPLWPSEEAARAGIRSIWTEADFIKISDEEVAFLTQDDPQSEEVVMSLWSDGLKLMVVTDGEKGCRYFTKDFKGRVPGYRVNTVDTTGAGDAFLGALLNSIANDTSLFQNEGKLREALKVANASGAICTTRKGAIPALPTMPAATELVAKGK; this comes from the exons ATGGGTGAGAAGGAAGGAGGGGAGGCGGGGCTGGTGGTGTCGTTCGGGGAGATGCTGATCGACTTCGTGCCGGACGTGGCGGGGGTGTCTCTGGCGGAGTCGCCGGGCTTCCTGAAGGCACCCGGCGGAGCTCCGGCCAACGTCGCCGTCGCTGTGGCCAGGCTCGGCGGCCGCTCCGCCTTTGTTGGAAAG TTTGGTGATGATGAGTTTGGGCACATGCTTGTCGACATACTAGAGGAAAACGGGGTGGATATCGATGGTGTGCTGTTCGATCCTCATGCGCGTACCGCTCTAGCCTTCGTCACCCTCAAGAGGAATGGCGAGCGAGAGTTCATGTTTTACCGCAACCCCAGTGCAGATATGCTCCTGACTGAATCAGAGCTGAACCTTTCCCTCATCAAACGTGCCAAGATATTCCACTATGGCTCCATAAGTCTCATCTCTGAGCCCTGCCGATCTGCACATCTTGCTGCCATGCGTGCTGCCAAAGAAGCTGGTGCCCTGCTATCTTATGACCCCAATGCAAGGCTTCCTCTGTGGCCATCGGAGGAGGCTGCTCGTGCTGGCATCAGGAGCATCTGGACTGAAGCTGACTTCATCAAG ATTAGTGACGAAGAGGTGGCTTTTCTAACACAAGATGATCCGCAGAGTGAGGAAGTTGTAATGTCACTGTGGTCTGACGGGTTAAAGCTGATGGTTGTCACTGATGGAGAGAAGGGATGCAGATATTTCACTAAG GATTTCAAGGGACGGGTACCAGGATATAGAGTCAACACAGTGGATACTACTGGTGCTGGGGATGCTTTTCTTGGTGCTCTTCTGAACTCCATTGCCAATGATACCTCTCTCTTCCAG aatGAGGGGAAGCTGAGGGAGGCACTCAAAGTAGCGAACGCTAGCGGAGCAATCTGCACAACCCGGAAAGGAGCAATTCCAGCCCTTCCAACCATGCCAGCGGCCACAGAACTTGTTGCCAAGGGGAAATGA
- the LOC135613524 gene encoding peroxidase 47-like yields MVASYVVVLFLLIELLISGAEALSMDYYMMSCPFMDQIVRNTVNQALRQDPTLAAGLLRLHFHDCFVQGCDASVLIDSTEDNTAEKDSPANLSLRGYEVIDTAKKSIEDQCPGVVSCADIVAVAARDAVFWAGGPFYEISKGRKDGRRSKIEDTVNLPSPTLNSTALIKVFDQHGFDARELVALSGGHTLGVARCTSFKNRLSNFDSANDVDPTLDSSFSRTLSRACSAGDDTQVPFDRTRNSFDTGYFNALQRGMGLLSSDQTLFTDPRTRPVVSGYAANVAMFFLDFQQAVIKMGLLDVKEGSQGEVRLHCRRVN; encoded by the exons ATGGTTGCTTCCTACGTGGTGGTGTTGTTCCTGCTAATTGAGCTGCTCATCAGTGGCGCAGAGGCTTTAAGTATGGATTACTACATGATGAGCTGCCCTTTCATGGATCAAATAGTGAGGAACACAGTGAATCAAGCTCTGAGACAGGATCCCACTCTGGCTGCGGGGCTTCTGAGACTGCACTTCCATGACTGTTTCGTCCAG GGATGTGATGCGTCCGTTCTCATCGATTCCACGGAGGATAACACTGCAGAGAAGGACTCTCCTGCAAACCTAAGTTTACGTGGCTATGAGGTCATAGACACGGCAAAGAAATCCATCGAGGATCAATGTCCAGGAGTCGTCTCATGTGCCGATATCGTCGCAGTGGCAGCTAGAGATGCCGTTTTCTGG GCTGGTGGCCCCTTCTATGAGATCTCGAAAGGGAGAAAGGATGGGAGAAGGTCCAAAATAGAAGACACGGTCAACCTTCCTTCCCCCACCCTCAACAGCACAGCCCTCATCAAGGTGTTTGATCAGCATGGGTTTGATGCACGGGAGCTGGTGGCTTTGTCCG GTGGGCACACTCTGGGCGTTGCGAGGTGTACGTCGTTCAAGAACCGGCTGAGCAACTTCGACTCCGCCAACGACGTCGACCCGACGCTGGACTCGAGCTTCTCGAGGACGCTGTCGAGAGCGTGCAGCGCCGGCGACGACACGCAGGTGCCGTTCGACAGGACCAGGAACTCCTTCGACACCGGCTACTTCAACGCGCTGCAGAGAGGCATGGGGCTGCTCTCCTCCGACCAAACCCTGTTCACCGACCCTCGCACGCGGCCCGTCGTGAGCGGCTACGCCGCCAACGTGGCCATGTTCTTCCTCGACTTCCAGCAGGCCGTCATCAAGATGGGCTTGCTTGATGTCAAAGAGGGCAGCCAAGGAGAGGTTCGGCTCCACTGCCGCAGGGTCAACTGA